A window of the Bacteriovorax sp. PP10 genome harbors these coding sequences:
- a CDS encoding type IV pilus secretin PilQ — MKKGFFLSVLFCLLTSSIASAAVDMKAINFTQKGETSELELIFDSNNVQASKFQVKEDKQIIIDLTDVTATDRVMRAFDTSEFSGGVVFVKAYKKPKSDKDIRIAIQLRDNVRSVLVRKPNRVILQIENRFGVFSQKKAEEGQTYKEKISDVSAAEASKLNIPRSDSVEDILENITMSGRKKYIGKKVTMNLKNITPEDILKIIAETSGFNIVLAEDVKKLAPITLNLVDVPWDQALDTVLDMSKLVATKNGMILVVNTFENYSKEQEIAKKAKASAVEQEPLLTKIFPISFANIDDLQKIVVEYSTEKRGKIAKDTRTNSLIVKDTADVVEKIKKIVELLDTQTPQVLIESKIVEVVERYSKEIGLENGLQFGYDPISAPSAAVQSGSFSFSTAPSEANNVLGLTIGRFNRLINLDFKLNLMESENKAKIISSPKVITKNNVKAEIVQDENSYYLEQSTADGTTTSNWVPQNAKLKLEVTPQVTNEGSISLDVSVQKDSLGTQVANNAPKPETKRTVKTQVLVDNGTTVVVGGIYTYVNTESHSGVPFLKDIPLLGWLFRTQYNPVTEKKELIIFLTPRIINSEEAGLVDNR, encoded by the coding sequence ATGAAAAAAGGATTTTTTCTTAGTGTTTTATTTTGTTTATTAACTTCATCTATTGCTAGTGCTGCAGTTGATATGAAGGCCATCAATTTTACCCAAAAGGGTGAAACTAGTGAGCTTGAATTAATTTTCGATTCTAATAATGTTCAAGCAAGTAAATTCCAAGTCAAAGAAGATAAGCAAATCATTATCGACCTAACTGATGTTACAGCAACAGATAGAGTTATGAGAGCATTTGATACATCAGAGTTTTCTGGTGGAGTTGTATTTGTTAAGGCCTATAAGAAGCCAAAGTCAGATAAAGATATTCGTATCGCTATCCAGTTAAGAGACAATGTGAGATCGGTTTTGGTTAGAAAACCTAATCGCGTAATTCTTCAAATTGAAAATCGTTTCGGAGTTTTTTCTCAAAAGAAAGCAGAAGAAGGGCAAACTTATAAAGAGAAAATTTCTGATGTTTCAGCAGCAGAAGCTTCTAAGTTAAATATTCCTAGATCAGACTCTGTTGAAGATATTCTTGAAAATATCACAATGTCAGGACGCAAGAAATACATTGGTAAGAAAGTTACAATGAACTTAAAAAATATCACACCAGAAGATATTTTAAAGATCATTGCTGAGACATCAGGATTTAACATTGTTTTAGCTGAAGATGTTAAAAAACTTGCACCAATTACTTTAAATTTAGTAGATGTTCCTTGGGATCAGGCCTTGGATACTGTTTTAGACATGAGCAAGTTGGTCGCAACAAAGAATGGAATGATTTTAGTTGTTAATACTTTCGAAAATTACTCTAAAGAGCAAGAAATTGCAAAAAAAGCAAAAGCATCAGCAGTTGAGCAAGAACCACTTTTAACAAAAATCTTCCCAATCAGTTTCGCCAACATCGACGATCTTCAAAAAATCGTTGTTGAATACTCAACCGAAAAAAGAGGAAAGATCGCAAAAGACACACGTACAAACTCTTTAATCGTTAAGGATACGGCAGACGTTGTAGAAAAAATCAAAAAAATCGTAGAGCTTCTTGATACTCAAACACCACAGGTTCTAATCGAATCTAAAATCGTTGAAGTTGTTGAAAGATACTCAAAAGAAATCGGTTTAGAAAACGGTCTTCAGTTTGGATACGATCCAATTTCAGCTCCAAGTGCCGCGGTTCAATCAGGGTCATTCTCATTTAGTACTGCTCCTAGTGAAGCTAACAACGTACTTGGTTTAACAATCGGAAGGTTCAATCGCTTAATCAACCTTGATTTCAAGCTAAACCTTATGGAAAGTGAAAACAAGGCGAAGATTATTTCAAGTCCAAAAGTTATTACAAAAAATAACGTAAAAGCTGAAATTGTTCAGGATGAAAACTCATACTATCTTGAGCAATCGACAGCAGATGGAACAACAACAAGTAACTGGGTACCTCAGAATGCAAAGTTAAAACTTGAAGTTACTCCGCAAGTTACCAATGAAGGATCAATCTCTCTTGATGTATCAGTTCAAAAAGATTCATTAGGAACTCAGGTTGCCAACAATGCACCAAAACCAGAAACAAAAAGAACTGTTAAAACTCAAGTTCTGGTCGATAACGGAACAACGGTCGTTGTCGGTGGTATCTACACTTATGTAAATACAGAAAGTCATTCAGGTGTACCTTTCTTAAAAGACATCCCGTTACTTGGATGGTTATTTAGAACTCAATACAATCCAGTAACAGAAAAGAAAGAGTTGATCATCTTCTTAACTCCAAGAATCATCAACTCAGAAGAAGCTGGTTTAGTAGATAATAGATAA
- a CDS encoding translocation/assembly module TamB domain-containing protein, with translation MGITCLTLYGGWRFIHSERFSREASLKVSKILTEKAGAKLSFTGVDFSLFPLSTTFKNVKISKSDPKLLDVGIIAEELEVAFTYSSFIASELEVDEFSLRNGTVNLTTHKKDDTDIVLRDLKTKEIFIKYTEVLTSIPVRLNLLTLEKIQLIVDKTSMDVNRLTFSPQRLRARLKADVANLKVAHDNKNLPPIEINNIQLLASMEKDEWRVEDLKVVQNQNEVSIRGVAFNEGGTLRLNSNGTLKANAESILSTLKMLPEDIRSIQGDVEGKFETTGIIDDPDATVTFSAKNVITEWIELEVVNGVVSKKKNLIVANKLSATRGVESYTLRKPQAFYDLKVEKFTNFNFSLRLQNAYTDTFLLSTKDSLGTLKGSLTGDVEASLFEDRAVFTIKDKVQIKNFRLTTSNGKKDILKNPGFSLENSAITINQDFSVNVDIKASMPNSKILAKGKISDKGIDIATTDSKIDMKSLGPISGIAIEGAGPATVKVTGPLNNVVFNFNVDWNNFSVVDLNFGKVKADFSLHLEELVLDIRSLEGIYNKSNYTASGTLGFDGPREGLDVKIDFKNSSFSDARKMLHLVFKNIKLPADPEFNFSSSYTIKGGYDLATLKVEGQVNGTELKIAGEEAEKIALKLSLANNLLSLKQIKINKSRGELNANVNINLANNFIELSGGTQGLRLRDFNFYRNLSLEYDGDLFLDFDGNGTTDDFSSRFKTRVTNAFIGNMPASSSNAIFYINSNDIVTNGSLLGGKIKVDSLMSFKTGIAAIKSSIDTNDLREFLGIFSSHNMTDKGITGKIKAQLNMQVSTGSLGVRKFFLNIDQFNLARGDIKFAVDPRFNKIEVDDGVVKKWDLRLRDGNEFLLSRGRNISNGVIALEHKFALKASLLEIVTDQVERATGIIKGTDLVVLDKKISVKDFNLYGDNHSLKIKGLPGFVTNFNYAVVKKGEAFEVTRMNGNYGEGEFKVAGKILFDDLYPDINLNYQIDRSLVPLFKRSNVLISSTGTLTGTDLPYKLNGKVIFQHGEILDDPADLMKEDKVSIDEYKKYLPEKDFLGNKGIITLNLSFEIANPIVIKNNMAEVYVRGNGLVTGDVQSPELNTRLETLPNISKFKFKGHDFALNQGYVEIRDRGKNRVSDLKFVGVAKINDYDMKLDLSGSISKVNIDLSSEPALSKEDLLSLLTLGVTSDMSKNLEASERRFVTTVGIGTLLVDQLKINEDLNATLGVKLSVQPEFKEDETTLISGKSAISEGGTSRLKSATKIKINKQINNRVDVSLSSTIGGSLEQKQEMNINLKINKNFSLEGVYEVKPTEEENTSTTPNSLGADLKWRKSF, from the coding sequence TTGGGAATTACTTGTCTCACTTTATATGGTGGGTGGAGATTCATACACTCTGAAAGGTTTTCCAGAGAAGCTTCGCTTAAGGTTTCTAAAATCTTAACTGAAAAGGCCGGGGCAAAACTTAGTTTTACCGGAGTGGACTTTAGTCTCTTTCCATTATCTACAACTTTTAAAAATGTAAAAATTTCTAAATCCGATCCAAAACTTTTGGATGTAGGAATTATCGCGGAAGAACTTGAAGTCGCTTTTACTTACTCAAGCTTTATCGCCAGTGAGTTGGAAGTTGATGAATTCAGTTTAAGAAATGGAACGGTAAATCTTACGACTCATAAAAAAGACGATACTGATATTGTCCTTCGTGATTTAAAGACAAAAGAAATTTTTATTAAATACACAGAGGTACTGACAAGCATTCCTGTTCGTTTAAATCTTCTAACTCTTGAAAAAATCCAGCTGATTGTTGATAAGACTTCAATGGATGTGAATCGTCTAACATTTTCCCCACAAAGACTTAGGGCCCGTCTGAAAGCTGATGTGGCAAATCTTAAAGTTGCTCATGATAATAAAAATTTGCCACCTATTGAGATAAATAATATTCAGCTTCTTGCGAGCATGGAAAAAGATGAATGGAGAGTAGAAGATTTAAAAGTCGTTCAAAACCAAAATGAAGTTTCTATCCGTGGAGTGGCATTTAATGAAGGTGGGACTCTTCGTTTAAATTCAAACGGAACTTTGAAAGCCAATGCGGAAAGTATTTTAAGTACGCTAAAAATGCTTCCGGAAGATATCAGATCCATTCAGGGTGACGTTGAAGGTAAGTTTGAAACCACAGGGATAATTGATGATCCGGATGCAACAGTTACATTCAGTGCGAAGAATGTGATTACAGAATGGATTGAGTTGGAAGTGGTAAACGGAGTCGTCAGCAAAAAGAAAAACTTAATCGTGGCCAATAAGTTAAGTGCGACTAGAGGAGTTGAGTCATATACCCTGAGGAAGCCTCAGGCCTTTTATGATTTGAAAGTTGAAAAATTCACCAATTTTAATTTTAGTTTACGTTTACAAAATGCTTATACAGATACCTTTCTACTTTCGACAAAAGATTCACTAGGTACATTGAAAGGATCTTTAACGGGTGATGTGGAAGCTTCGTTATTTGAAGATAGAGCGGTCTTTACAATAAAAGACAAAGTACAAATCAAGAACTTCAGACTAACGACTTCGAATGGTAAAAAAGATATTTTAAAGAATCCTGGATTCTCTCTTGAAAATAGTGCGATCACGATCAATCAGGATTTTTCAGTCAATGTAGATATCAAAGCTTCAATGCCAAATTCAAAAATTTTAGCAAAAGGAAAGATTTCAGACAAGGGAATCGATATTGCTACGACTGATTCAAAAATTGATATGAAATCTTTGGGCCCTATCTCTGGAATTGCCATTGAAGGAGCGGGACCAGCAACAGTAAAAGTCACAGGGCCATTAAATAATGTTGTTTTTAATTTTAACGTAGATTGGAATAACTTCAGTGTTGTGGATTTAAATTTTGGTAAAGTGAAAGCAGATTTTTCTTTGCACCTGGAAGAGTTGGTTCTTGATATCCGCTCTCTTGAAGGAATTTACAATAAATCAAATTACACTGCTTCAGGAACCCTGGGCTTTGATGGCCCTCGTGAAGGTCTGGATGTAAAGATTGATTTTAAGAACTCGAGTTTCTCTGATGCCAGAAAGATGCTCCATTTAGTTTTCAAAAATATTAAATTACCAGCAGATCCAGAGTTTAATTTTTCTTCAAGCTATACCATCAAAGGTGGTTATGACCTTGCAACTTTAAAAGTCGAAGGACAGGTTAATGGAACTGAATTAAAAATTGCTGGCGAAGAAGCTGAGAAAATAGCATTAAAGCTTTCTCTTGCTAATAATCTATTGAGCTTAAAGCAAATTAAAATTAATAAGTCACGTGGGGAGCTAAACGCTAACGTTAATATCAACCTTGCCAATAACTTCATTGAGCTTAGTGGAGGGACACAAGGGCTGAGACTTCGCGATTTCAATTTCTATCGTAACTTGAGCCTTGAATATGATGGTGATTTATTTTTAGATTTTGATGGTAATGGAACAACTGATGATTTTAGCTCACGCTTTAAAACAAGAGTGACGAATGCATTTATTGGTAATATGCCGGCCTCTTCGTCAAATGCGATCTTTTATATTAATTCAAATGATATTGTGACTAATGGAAGCTTGCTTGGCGGAAAGATTAAAGTCGATTCTCTGATGAGTTTTAAAACAGGTATTGCTGCTATTAAATCGAGCATCGATACAAATGATTTAAGAGAGTTTTTAGGAATTTTCTCTAGCCATAATATGACCGATAAAGGAATTACTGGAAAAATCAAGGCACAGTTAAATATGCAGGTTAGTACTGGCTCTCTTGGAGTCAGAAAGTTCTTCTTGAATATCGATCAATTTAATCTGGCGAGAGGAGACATTAAGTTTGCTGTCGACCCAAGGTTTAACAAAATTGAAGTTGATGATGGTGTGGTTAAAAAATGGGATCTTCGCCTTCGTGACGGTAATGAATTTCTTCTAAGTAGAGGGCGCAATATTTCTAACGGAGTTATTGCTCTGGAACATAAGTTTGCTTTGAAGGCGAGTCTGCTAGAGATTGTAACGGATCAGGTTGAACGCGCGACAGGTATCATTAAGGGAACAGATTTAGTTGTTTTAGATAAAAAAATTAGCGTAAAGGATTTTAATCTTTATGGTGATAATCACTCACTGAAAATTAAAGGTCTTCCAGGTTTTGTTACCAATTTTAATTATGCAGTTGTAAAAAAAGGTGAAGCCTTTGAAGTAACTCGCATGAACGGAAATTACGGAGAAGGAGAATTTAAAGTTGCAGGAAAAATTCTTTTTGATGACCTTTATCCGGACATTAATCTTAATTATCAAATTGACCGTTCATTAGTGCCTTTATTTAAGCGATCAAATGTTCTCATTAGCAGCACAGGGACATTAACTGGAACAGATTTGCCTTATAAGTTAAATGGTAAAGTCATTTTTCAGCATGGTGAAATCCTTGATGATCCGGCAGATCTAATGAAAGAAGATAAGGTCTCAATTGATGAGTATAAAAAATATCTTCCAGAAAAAGACTTCTTGGGAAATAAGGGAATCATTACACTGAATTTATCTTTTGAAATAGCAAACCCAATTGTGATTAAAAACAATATGGCCGAAGTGTATGTTAGAGGTAACGGATTAGTGACAGGAGATGTTCAGTCTCCGGAATTAAATACGCGATTAGAAACACTTCCTAATATCAGTAAATTTAAATTCAAAGGCCATGACTTTGCTTTAAATCAGGGTTATGTGGAAATCAGGGATCGTGGGAAAAATAGAGTTTCTGATTTAAAGTTCGTCGGAGTTGCTAAAATCAATGACTACGATATGAAGCTTGATTTATCAGGAAGTATCTCTAAAGTTAATATTGATTTATCTTCAGAGCCAGCATTGTCAAAAGAGGACCTTCTCTCACTTCTTACTTTAGGAGTTACCTCAGACATGTCAAAAAACCTGGAAGCCAGTGAAAGAAGATTTGTAACAACTGTAGGAATAGGAACTCTTTTAGTGGATCAATTGAAAATCAATGAAGACTTGAATGCAACTCTTGGGGTGAAGCTAAGTGTGCAGCCGGAATTCAAAGAAGATGAGACTACTCTTATTTCCGGAAAATCAGCTATCAGTGAAGGTGGAACAAGTCGTCTGAAATCAGCGACTAAAATTAAAATCAATAAACAAATTAATAACCGTGTGGATGTTTCTCTTTCCAGTACTATTGGTGGATCACTTGAGCAGAAACAAGAGATGAATATCAATTTAAAAATTAATAAAAACTT
- a CDS encoding type II 3-dehydroquinate dehydratase has protein sequence MNKTDFLIINGPNLNMLGTREPEVYGSLTLAEIQTFTEKSLEKDNVNLEWYQSNIEGEIVTKIQEATKKNYKALIINPGAYAHTSVAIYDALAMVKCPVIEVHISNTHRREDFRQIKLTAKASTIIMEGLGKIAYLTAVKTQLF, from the coding sequence ATGAACAAGACCGACTTTCTCATCATCAATGGGCCAAATTTAAATATGCTTGGCACACGTGAACCTGAGGTTTATGGCAGCTTAACGCTGGCAGAAATTCAAACCTTCACGGAAAAATCATTGGAGAAAGATAACGTAAATCTTGAGTGGTACCAATCCAACATCGAAGGTGAGATCGTTACCAAGATTCAAGAGGCCACTAAAAAAAATTATAAAGCATTAATAATTAACCCAGGTGCCTACGCTCATACGAGTGTGGCTATTTATGACGCACTTGCTATGGTTAAGTGTCCGGTGATTGAAGTTCATATTTCTAACACTCATCGCCGCGAAGACTTCAGACAGATCAAGTTGACTGCAAAAGCTTCAACTATCATAATGGAAGGCCTAGGAAAGATCGCATATCTCACAGCTGTGAAAACTCAGCTTTTTTAA
- the efp gene encoding elongation factor P — translation MYDTTDIKRGLKIEVDGKPYVVLKSDFTNPGKGSAFVTARIKNLETGQVIERTWKSGVSTNVTAPDLEEKEVEYTYSDTEGFNFLDQSNFETIHLSNDQIGDDRYYLMEGSKLVVLYYKGRPISIEHPHFINIKVAETDPGLKGDTASGATKKATMETGLQVKVPLFIKEGELLKIDTRTGDYVERATVDKK, via the coding sequence ATGTACGACACTACCGACATTAAAAGAGGGTTAAAAATCGAAGTTGATGGGAAACCTTACGTCGTTTTAAAATCTGATTTTACTAACCCAGGTAAAGGTTCTGCTTTCGTTACAGCTAGAATTAAAAACCTAGAAACTGGTCAAGTTATTGAAAGAACTTGGAAATCAGGCGTTTCTACAAACGTAACTGCACCAGATCTAGAAGAAAAAGAAGTAGAGTACACATACTCAGATACAGAAGGATTCAACTTCCTTGATCAATCGAACTTCGAAACAATCCACCTATCAAACGACCAAATCGGTGACGATAGATATTACTTAATGGAAGGATCAAAACTTGTAGTTCTTTACTACAAAGGTCGTCCAATTTCGATTGAACATCCTCACTTCATCAACATCAAAGTTGCAGAAACAGATCCAGGTCTTAAAGGTGACACGGCTTCTGGAGCAACTAAGAAAGCAACTATGGAAACTGGTCTTCAAGTTAAAGTTCCTCTTTTCATTAAAGAAGGTGAGTTACTGAAAATTGATACTCGTACTGGTGACTACGTAGAACGCGCGACTGTAGATAAAAAGTAA
- a CDS encoding pilus assembly protein PilP, translating into MKKINLALIIFFICTLATHAQEEAREYNLFKSKTYVKNPLDLRDPFKRKINKKKSLSQAKAQNHLDGIYSNVNTSLENKPLESLRVTGVVLGAERRAIVKVIGVTTESGEKDNNIYYLKEGMHVGENGAEVKAILPGGVVLVEKIRNVYDQDEYLETVIPVSND; encoded by the coding sequence ATGAAAAAAATAAATTTAGCTTTAATCATATTTTTTATTTGTACGTTAGCGACTCATGCTCAGGAAGAAGCACGAGAATATAATCTATTTAAAAGTAAGACATATGTTAAAAATCCACTTGATCTTAGAGATCCCTTTAAAAGAAAAATTAACAAAAAGAAAAGTTTAAGCCAGGCTAAAGCGCAAAACCATTTAGACGGTATTTATAGCAACGTTAATACTTCCCTTGAAAATAAACCTCTCGAAAGTTTACGCGTAACTGGAGTTGTTCTGGGAGCAGAAAGACGTGCCATTGTAAAAGTTATCGGTGTAACAACTGAGAGCGGAGAAAAAGATAATAATATTTATTATCTAAAGGAAGGTATGCATGTCGGAGAAAACGGCGCCGAAGTTAAAGCAATCCTCCCTGGGGGAGTCGTTTTAGTTGAGAAAATCCGTAATGTTTACGATCAAGATGAATATCTGGAAACGGTAATTCCAGTTTCTAACGACTAA
- a CDS encoding CDC27 family protein: MEIEQLHRLIDEKKWTLVLRVLDLKISERSSTEDNESIIWIFENLDVEYRHDHAQRFYSVMWKIAFESGKIKLAKQYVEALLNNLIELKRVPALKKLMTELAEAKFITTHKKFPMLQAILGKKGQFSLEDSSGFEHHPEMWKNSKNILRNFLLEETEWTLEHWKLSYEYILKFYYDKELFLLLAEKSRKLKKDKHSENILAFLREKKVNLKAFEVKAPDKTSANDNDSLNVDYDQLAMDVISGVKEPSITEQKRILVSIQNLDDAELLDKGKDMIVAFGLLGMDKVVVRLCERVIPLVKEVKLRAGIQFMLAQALFNNNEFYKVTDLIDDTFETEPLLPDEVLAFNYLKAESLLKLKKHKQARELFVSIKKHNPHYRLVGDRLRELEDIK, encoded by the coding sequence TTGGAAATCGAGCAACTTCATCGCTTAATCGATGAGAAAAAATGGACATTGGTTTTACGCGTTCTTGATTTAAAAATTTCAGAACGTAGTAGTACCGAAGATAATGAATCGATCATCTGGATTTTTGAAAATCTAGATGTTGAGTATCGCCATGATCACGCACAGAGATTTTATTCTGTGATGTGGAAGATTGCCTTTGAATCTGGAAAAATCAAACTCGCTAAGCAATATGTCGAAGCACTTTTAAATAATTTGATTGAATTAAAAAGAGTGCCTGCACTTAAAAAACTCATGACGGAATTAGCTGAAGCAAAGTTTATTACAACCCATAAAAAATTCCCGATGCTACAAGCTATTCTTGGGAAAAAAGGGCAGTTTTCATTGGAGGATTCAAGTGGGTTTGAACATCATCCAGAGATGTGGAAAAACTCAAAAAATATTCTAAGAAATTTCTTATTGGAAGAGACTGAGTGGACACTAGAACACTGGAAACTTTCTTACGAATACATTCTGAAATTCTATTACGATAAAGAACTTTTTCTTTTGCTTGCTGAAAAATCACGCAAGTTGAAAAAAGATAAACACTCTGAAAACATTTTAGCTTTTCTTCGAGAGAAAAAAGTTAACTTGAAAGCATTTGAAGTTAAAGCACCAGATAAAACTTCTGCCAATGATAATGACTCATTAAATGTTGACTATGATCAGTTAGCAATGGATGTTATCTCAGGTGTGAAAGAACCAAGTATTACTGAGCAAAAGAGAATCCTGGTTTCAATTCAAAACCTTGATGATGCTGAGTTGTTAGATAAAGGCAAAGACATGATCGTTGCTTTTGGTTTACTCGGAATGGATAAAGTTGTTGTGCGCTTATGTGAGAGAGTGATCCCACTTGTGAAAGAAGTAAAACTTAGAGCAGGTATTCAGTTCATGTTGGCACAGGCCTTATTCAACAATAATGAATTTTATAAAGTAACAGATTTAATAGACGACACTTTTGAAACTGAGCCGTTACTTCCAGATGAAGTCCTGGCATTTAATTATTTGAAAGCAGAAAGTTTATTGAAACTAAAAAAACACAAACAGGCCCGTGAGCTTTTTGTATCAATTAAAAAACACAATCCACACTATCGACTAGTGGGAGATAGGCTTAGAGAACTTGAAGATATTAAATAG
- a CDS encoding tetratricopeptide repeat protein produces the protein MSKDKIQLLSPLFLKYQADYEKNPRSRVFAPLAETYRKLGMTDKAMEILSQGIRFHPTYVMGYLGLAFCYFDLKQYSLAYNTLRPLVESSRDNIRLQKLFADICLELGYREESLDTYKYLLFINPRDREVAMQVATLESLIEEQYKPVHQPIYIPESEFKNERKHDHQLFDIDKLDNRPLASKADFDDWMAVDLSRDQKEKKSEDPYEFWNLKKGDAPVDLSSEEEKVETKPSEEISYQISEPKESGPYVELNFEDDSSDDSEEDDEQVQLQQTSESHRPQVAPTTVPLVTHTLVDLYCGQGHIEKALEVLEKILILNPTDERTINKILEIKALMGPYEEEKPKAPKAAPVIAKEITIPHARPHLEPLKEISEEDGRKNLMSILDQQLGAANEPLMKEIAKGIKEDKKASAAAKKSAAPAVTAAPSLELQKTRQIEDKLTEFLKKIQKRALDYQARL, from the coding sequence ATGAGCAAAGATAAAATACAGCTTCTTTCACCACTCTTTCTAAAGTATCAAGCGGATTATGAAAAAAATCCTCGCTCGAGAGTGTTTGCGCCTTTGGCGGAAACTTATAGAAAGTTAGGGATGACTGACAAGGCGATGGAAATTCTTTCACAAGGAATTCGTTTTCATCCAACCTACGTGATGGGCTATTTAGGCCTAGCGTTTTGCTATTTTGATTTAAAACAATATTCACTGGCCTACAATACACTAAGACCTTTGGTGGAAAGTAGTCGCGATAATATTCGTCTGCAAAAATTGTTTGCAGATATCTGCTTAGAGTTAGGTTACAGAGAAGAATCTCTTGATACTTACAAGTATCTTCTTTTCATCAACCCAAGAGACAGAGAAGTGGCAATGCAAGTGGCGACACTTGAGAGCTTAATCGAAGAACAATATAAACCTGTTCATCAACCAATCTACATTCCTGAATCAGAATTTAAAAATGAGAGAAAACACGATCATCAATTATTTGATATCGATAAACTAGATAATCGTCCATTAGCAAGCAAAGCTGATTTCGATGACTGGATGGCCGTTGATCTAAGTCGCGATCAAAAAGAGAAAAAGTCTGAAGATCCATATGAATTCTGGAATCTAAAAAAAGGTGATGCTCCGGTTGACCTTTCTTCAGAAGAAGAAAAAGTGGAAACAAAGCCTTCAGAAGAAATCTCATACCAAATTTCTGAGCCAAAAGAGTCTGGCCCATATGTTGAACTAAACTTCGAAGACGATTCATCAGATGACTCGGAAGAAGATGATGAACAAGTACAGTTACAGCAAACATCAGAGAGTCATCGGCCTCAAGTAGCTCCAACAACTGTTCCATTAGTCACTCATACATTAGTCGATTTATACTGCGGTCAAGGCCATATTGAAAAGGCCTTAGAAGTTTTAGAAAAGATCCTAATTCTAAACCCAACAGATGAAAGAACCATCAATAAAATATTAGAGATCAAAGCTCTAATGGGCCCTTACGAAGAAGAAAAACCAAAAGCTCCGAAAGCTGCTCCAGTGATCGCAAAAGAAATAACGATCCCTCACGCACGTCCACACCTGGAACCACTAAAAGAAATTTCAGAAGAAGACGGCCGTAAAAATTTAATGAGTATTCTTGATCAGCAATTAGGTGCTGCCAATGAACCATTGATGAAAGAAATTGCCAAAGGGATCAAAGAAGATAAAAAGGCATCTGCCGCGGCAAAGAAGTCAGCGGCTCCGGCCGTTACGGCAGCCCCATCATTGGAACTCCAAAAAACCCGCCAAATCGAAGACAAGCTTACTGAATTTCTGAAAAAAATCCAAAAAAGAGCACTGGATTATCAAGCTCGTCTTTGA